One Flavobacterium sp. 90 DNA segment encodes these proteins:
- a CDS encoding glutamine synthetase III, with translation MSTLRFQALQEASTRKPVHFEEIDRKSNIFGSNVFNEKAMKQFLTSDALKGVRDAIQHGTKIDRKLADYIAMGMKEWALSKGVTHYTHWFQPLTGTTAEKHDAFFETSYDGSDPVEKFGGAQLVQQEPDASSFPNGGIRNTFEARGYTAWDPTSPAFIYGTTLCIPTVFIAYTGEALDNKIPLLRALSVMDEAATEVCKYFDKNVKKVTATLGWEQEYFLIDKALANSRPDLMMTGRTLLGHTSAKGQQLDDHYFGSIPTRALTYMRDLEQECMLLGIPVKTRHNEVAPNQFELAPIFEETNLAVDHNSLLMDVMQRVAERHDFKVLFHEKPFKGVNGSGKHNNWSLATDTGVNLLSPSKTPMSNLQFLTFFINTIKAVNDYETLLRASIATASNDHRLGANEAPPAIISVFIGAQLTKVLSELESVTTGKLSPEEKTDLKLNVVGKIPDVLLDNTDRNRTSPFAFTGNKFEFRAVGSNANCSNAMTTLNAIVAKQLRDFKTEVDSLIESKDMKKDDAIFNVLREYIKQSKKILFEGDGYSEAWEKEAAKRGLSNFKTTPEAIKAKVSKQSLDLFSELGILNHVEAEARYEIELEEYTKKIQIEGRVLGDIARNHVIPTAIRYQNTLIENVKGLKEIFGKEFETIAKEQIVLIKEISGHIEGINSKVLAMTNERKKANQLTDAQKMAETYCNKVKPYFEDIRNHCDKLELLVDDESWTLTKYRELLFTK, from the coding sequence ATGTCAACATTACGTTTCCAAGCTTTACAAGAAGCTTCTACAAGAAAGCCGGTACATTTTGAAGAAATAGATAGAAAATCTAACATTTTTGGTTCAAATGTGTTTAATGAAAAAGCAATGAAGCAATTCCTGACTTCTGATGCTTTAAAAGGAGTTAGAGATGCAATTCAGCACGGAACTAAAATAGACAGAAAACTGGCAGATTATATCGCCATGGGAATGAAAGAATGGGCTTTATCAAAAGGTGTTACACATTATACACACTGGTTTCAGCCTCTTACAGGAACAACTGCAGAGAAACATGATGCTTTTTTTGAAACTTCTTATGATGGAAGCGATCCTGTAGAAAAATTTGGCGGAGCACAATTAGTACAACAAGAACCGGACGCATCAAGTTTCCCGAATGGCGGAATCAGAAATACATTCGAAGCAAGAGGTTACACGGCTTGGGATCCAACTTCTCCAGCCTTTATATATGGAACAACTTTATGTATTCCAACTGTTTTTATTGCATATACAGGAGAAGCTTTAGATAATAAAATTCCGTTATTAAGAGCTTTGTCAGTTATGGATGAAGCTGCGACAGAAGTTTGTAAATATTTCGATAAAAATGTAAAAAAAGTTACTGCGACTTTAGGTTGGGAACAAGAATACTTTTTGATCGATAAAGCATTAGCAAATTCGCGTCCGGATTTAATGATGACGGGAAGAACTTTATTAGGGCACACTTCTGCAAAAGGACAACAATTAGACGATCATTATTTTGGATCTATTCCAACGCGTGCTTTAACGTATATGAGAGATTTAGAACAAGAATGTATGTTATTGGGAATTCCGGTAAAAACACGTCATAATGAGGTTGCGCCAAATCAGTTTGAGTTAGCGCCAATTTTTGAAGAAACAAATCTTGCCGTAGATCACAACTCCTTATTAATGGATGTTATGCAAAGAGTTGCTGAGCGTCATGATTTTAAAGTTTTATTTCACGAAAAACCATTCAAAGGAGTAAACGGATCAGGAAAACACAATAACTGGTCATTGGCAACAGATACAGGAGTTAATTTATTGAGTCCGAGTAAAACGCCAATGAGCAATTTGCAATTTCTTACCTTCTTTATTAATACTATAAAAGCGGTTAACGATTACGAAACTTTATTAAGAGCTTCGATTGCAACAGCAAGTAACGATCACAGGTTAGGAGCAAACGAAGCGCCGCCGGCAATTATCTCTGTATTTATAGGAGCACAATTGACAAAAGTTTTATCTGAATTGGAAAGCGTTACAACAGGAAAATTATCTCCGGAAGAAAAAACAGATTTAAAACTAAATGTAGTTGGTAAAATTCCAGACGTACTTCTTGACAATACAGACAGAAACAGAACATCGCCATTTGCCTTTACAGGAAATAAATTTGAGTTTAGAGCCGTTGGTTCAAATGCAAACTGCTCGAATGCAATGACAACCTTGAATGCAATTGTGGCTAAACAATTAAGAGATTTCAAAACAGAAGTTGATTCATTGATCGAGTCGAAAGACATGAAAAAAGACGATGCAATTTTTAATGTTCTGAGAGAATACATCAAACAATCTAAAAAAATACTTTTTGAAGGTGACGGATATAGCGAAGCTTGGGAAAAAGAAGCTGCGAAAAGAGGTTTAAGCAACTTTAAAACCACTCCGGAAGCTATAAAAGCCAAAGTATCGAAACAATCGTTAGATTTATTTTCGGAATTAGGAATTTTAAATCATGTTGAAGCTGAAGCACGTTATGAAATAGAATTGGAAGAATACACTAAAAAGATTCAGATTGAAGGAAGAGTTTTAGGAGATATTGCAAGAAATCATGTGATTCCAACAGCTATTCGTTACCAAAATACTTTAATCGAAAATGTAAAAGGATTAAAAGAAATCTTCGGAAAAGAATTTGAAACCATTGCAAAAGAGCAAATCGTTTTAATCAAAGAAATTTCGGGACATATTGAGGGAATAAATTCTAAAGTATTGGCAATGACAAATGAAAGAAAAAAAGCAAATCAATTAACCGACGCTCAAAAAATGGCAGAAACATATTGCAATAAAGTAAAACCATATTTTGAAGATATTAGAAACCATTGCGACAAATTAGAATTATTAGTAGACGACGAAAGTTGGACTTTAACTAAATACAGAGAATTGTTGTTTACAAAATAA
- a CDS encoding T9SS type A sorting domain-containing protein: MRQNYIYLFFLFLFTTLSFAQKVTITPTAVNGSNVNAGPINLASVPYSTISLSVKVEIPAGAAIGDQGTITIYYLNSVALGANIATGGNGGALYFGGGKVATRSFTINLSWGDFQTSGGFIYAEYKNSNSASAAAFKSSYLSVIKNPTMTSGTTVNPPADAPNPTKIPNTLCCNQTVRLGEKPAPITGTTYLNPYQNMAYGIKSSWTANGLGSVRFISNDRSTLNIDHMTELGKFTVTRGIAYNYDSQYPNKSNAVTITVVPSPMISNEISINASVDGDGFAEIMNTNPKDIIGQISSINLSKLQDPYYTPKRGDISANIEKYEWEYSKKSGPSEGANDWISIPNENQISLSINTLPDVSTLKDNFYLVRRIAIYQNIRSASNALKIVIRTIRNNNTICCDQALKILSENETEKPTLIIGSDAISSKNQSLLYQWQNQVTNDRQNPIGNWTNIKGATSKDYQPEALQSITVTNGRISTTQIPTYNYRRIAQTSYYNGGEISYSNEVRLTPSYGDTSTSPSLIKIYPNPATSILNIENTNTNPRTYGISNFDNIHITIVNILGVPVPSNFSIINPNLITVNVSDLTPGTYFINIESNTVNNRSGGYNEKFTFIKSN; this comes from the coding sequence ATGAGACAAAATTACATCTATCTCTTTTTCCTCTTCTTATTCACTACACTTTCATTTGCACAAAAAGTTACAATTACACCAACAGCTGTAAATGGATCCAATGTCAACGCCGGACCAATTAACCTGGCTTCTGTACCTTACTCTACTATTTCGTTAAGTGTTAAAGTAGAAATTCCTGCTGGCGCCGCAATTGGAGACCAAGGCACTATAACGATTTATTATCTCAACTCTGTCGCATTAGGAGCAAATATTGCTACTGGAGGAAACGGAGGAGCATTATATTTTGGTGGCGGGAAAGTCGCCACTCGAAGCTTTACTATAAACTTAAGCTGGGGAGATTTTCAAACTTCCGGCGGTTTCATTTATGCTGAATACAAAAACAGCAACAGCGCATCTGCAGCAGCATTTAAAAGCTCTTATCTTTCTGTAATAAAAAACCCAACAATGACCTCAGGAACTACTGTGAATCCTCCTGCAGATGCTCCAAACCCAACAAAGATTCCAAATACTTTATGTTGTAACCAAACCGTTAGATTAGGAGAAAAACCAGCACCTATAACTGGCACAACCTATCTAAATCCTTATCAAAATATGGCTTATGGCATCAAATCGTCATGGACAGCGAATGGACTTGGTAGTGTTAGATTTATTAGTAATGATCGCAGCACTTTAAATATTGACCATATGACAGAACTAGGTAAATTTACAGTTACAAGAGGTATTGCATATAACTACGATAGTCAATATCCAAATAAAAGTAACGCGGTAACTATTACTGTGGTTCCGTCGCCGATGATATCAAATGAAATTTCAATTAATGCTTCTGTTGACGGAGATGGATTTGCAGAAATTATGAACACGAATCCCAAAGATATAATAGGACAAATATCTTCTATAAATTTAAGTAAATTACAAGATCCCTATTATACTCCAAAAAGAGGTGATATTTCAGCAAATATCGAAAAATACGAATGGGAATATAGCAAAAAAAGTGGCCCTTCAGAAGGAGCGAATGACTGGATTTCAATACCAAACGAAAATCAAATTTCATTAAGTATAAATACACTTCCAGATGTAAGCACTTTAAAGGATAACTTTTATTTAGTAAGACGAATTGCGATCTACCAAAATATAAGAAGTGCGAGCAATGCTTTAAAGATTGTCATTAGAACCATCAGAAACAATAATACTATTTGTTGCGATCAAGCATTAAAAATATTATCAGAAAATGAAACTGAAAAACCTACTTTAATTATAGGCTCAGATGCTATTTCTAGTAAAAATCAATCATTATTGTATCAGTGGCAAAATCAAGTAACTAATGATCGTCAAAATCCTATTGGAAATTGGACAAACATTAAAGGAGCAACATCAAAGGATTACCAGCCTGAAGCTTTACAATCAATTACTGTTACTAACGGAAGAATTAGCACAACGCAAATTCCAACATACAACTATAGACGAATAGCACAAACTAGTTACTATAATGGTGGAGAAATATCTTACAGCAACGAAGTAAGACTAACCCCTTCATACGGAGACACTTCCACTTCACCTTCCTTAATTAAAATTTATCCAAATCCTGCGACATCAATTTTAAATATTGAAAACACAAATACAAACCCAAGAACATATGGAATCAGTAACTTCGATAATATTCACATTACTATTGTAAATATTTTAGGAGTTCCAGTACCTTCTAATTTCTCAATAATAAATCCTAATTTGATAACTGTAAATGTTTCAGATCTAACCCCTGGAACTTATTTTATAAATATCGAAAGCAATACTGTAAACAACAGAAGTGGTGGATACAATGAAAAATTTACATTTATTAAAAGCAATTAA
- a CDS encoding curli production assembly/transport component CsgF — MKFILSLVLFILFSPFIRSQALVYKPVNPAFGGDTFNYQWLLSSADSQNKLKDKTAVTPQKTDLEQFKASLNAQLLSQISSSLYKQQFGTDGLSVGSYTFGSYSVDIFPSSQGLSVNILDTTTGEQTQVIIPNK; from the coding sequence ATGAAATTTATTTTAAGCCTCGTATTATTCATTCTGTTTTCACCCTTTATCAGATCACAAGCGTTGGTTTACAAGCCTGTAAATCCAGCTTTTGGAGGTGATACTTTTAATTATCAGTGGCTCTTAAGCAGCGCTGACTCTCAAAATAAATTAAAAGATAAAACAGCAGTCACACCACAAAAAACAGATCTGGAGCAATTTAAAGCAAGTTTGAATGCCCAGTTATTAAGTCAGATCTCAAGCTCACTTTATAAACAGCAATTTGGAACAGATGGTCTGTCTGTAGGTTCGTACACTTTTGGAAGTTATTCAGTCGATATATTCCCTTCGTCCCAAGGTTTATCGGTCAACATTTTAGATACAACTACAGGAGAACAGACACAAGTAATCATTCCAAATAAATAA
- a CDS encoding TerC family protein, giving the protein MIVWILFLLAVVFILALDLGVFNKTPHIISTKEASKWTLIWVTLSFLFSGVIYWLYTTDYIENPDNLKPALASMKFITGYLIELSLSVDNIFVIAIIFASFKIPQKYQHRVLFWGILGAVIFRGLMIFFGVMLINKFTWTTYLFGAFLIFTALKMLFSGEDDDFQPKDSFVYKTLGKIIPITSEMDGEKFFISTKTAKKAATPLFVALIVIEVMDVLFAVDSVPAILAITSDPFLVFSSNIFAILGLRSMYFFLANMLAKFSFLEYSLVAILAFVGLKMILHDFIHVPEWASLGFIALSLLVGILVSLKFGEEKTLTDSDNE; this is encoded by the coding sequence ATGATAGTCTGGATTTTGTTTTTATTAGCAGTAGTTTTTATCCTTGCTTTGGACTTAGGTGTTTTTAATAAAACTCCTCATATTATTAGTACCAAAGAAGCAAGTAAATGGACCTTGATTTGGGTCACATTATCCTTTCTGTTTTCTGGCGTAATCTACTGGCTTTATACTACAGATTATATCGAAAATCCAGATAATCTAAAACCAGCCCTAGCTTCTATGAAGTTTATCACCGGTTATTTGATTGAACTATCTTTAAGCGTTGATAATATCTTTGTAATTGCAATTATTTTTGCTTCTTTCAAAATACCACAAAAATACCAACACCGCGTTTTATTCTGGGGAATCCTGGGAGCTGTAATCTTCCGTGGATTAATGATTTTCTTTGGAGTAATGTTGATTAATAAATTTACATGGACCACTTATTTATTTGGTGCATTCTTAATTTTCACGGCTTTAAAAATGTTATTTTCTGGTGAAGATGATGATTTTCAGCCAAAAGATTCTTTTGTATACAAAACACTTGGAAAAATCATTCCGATTACATCAGAAATGGATGGAGAGAAATTTTTCATCAGTACAAAAACGGCAAAAAAAGCAGCGACTCCTTTATTTGTAGCTTTGATTGTTATCGAAGTTATGGATGTTCTTTTTGCAGTAGACAGTGTTCCGGCAATTCTAGCTATTACATCAGATCCGTTTTTGGTATTTAGTTCTAATATTTTTGCCATTTTAGGTTTACGTTCTATGTATTTCTTCCTGGCGAATATGCTGGCAAAATTCAGTTTCTTAGAATATAGTTTAGTCGCTATTTTGGCTTTCGTAGGATTGAAAATGATTCTTCATGATTTTATTCACGTTCCGGAATGGGCTTCTTTAGGATTTATTGCACTTTCCCTTTTAGTAGGAATTTTGGTTTCTCTAAAATTTGGAGAAGAAAAAACACTTACAGATTCAGATAATGAATAA
- the csgH gene encoding curli-like amyloid fiber formation chaperone CsgH: MQVLFRYILLGFLFFSSVLIGQVSVPQNQIKAKIDIEKIEDNFKITGTAENLTDVLKSASYRLSVIKNNDKSNNQSNNSQVGIFTLEPNEVKKLSTTQINVSTDDEVIVLLLFYDENKEIVAKDRVVLGEEKKKMM; the protein is encoded by the coding sequence ATGCAAGTTTTATTCAGATACATACTCTTGGGTTTTTTGTTTTTTAGTTCTGTTTTGATCGGACAGGTTTCGGTTCCTCAAAATCAGATAAAAGCAAAAATAGACATCGAGAAAATAGAAGATAACTTTAAAATCACGGGAACGGCAGAAAACCTTACCGATGTTCTTAAAAGTGCTTCTTATAGATTATCTGTAATAAAAAATAATGATAAAAGTAATAATCAGTCTAATAACTCCCAAGTGGGAATTTTTACACTAGAACCAAATGAAGTTAAAAAATTGTCAACCACACAAATAAATGTGAGTACAGACGATGAGGTTATTGTGTTACTATTATTCTATGACGAAAACAAAGAAATAGTAGCAAAAGACAGAGTGGTTCTGGGTGAAGAAAAAAAAAAGATGATGTAA
- a CDS encoding CsgE family curli-type amyloid fiber assembly protein, whose translation MPVDGFELRGIVTDDTKTKMGKDFYDKYYYKYNDIGINAKKIVVITEEYSFGRNTKITVWIDNEVIYDFLVRPDDEFLEAVAQESINATIYYLKDLEKQRKYFTQY comes from the coding sequence ATGCCCGTTGACGGATTTGAGTTAAGAGGTATCGTAACAGATGATACGAAGACCAAAATGGGAAAAGATTTTTACGATAAGTATTATTACAAATACAATGACATTGGAATAAATGCAAAAAAAATAGTTGTTATAACTGAAGAATATAGTTTTGGAAGAAATACAAAAATAACTGTCTGGATAGACAATGAAGTTATTTATGATTTTTTAGTGCGACCGGACGATGAATTTTTAGAAGCTGTAGCTCAGGAATCAATCAATGCGACTATTTATTATTTGAAAGATTTAGAAAAACAACGCAAATATTTCACTCAGTATTAA
- a CDS encoding CsgG/HfaB family protein: protein MRNHYLLLLFVFLFSGCGAFYNQPTGVEKAVLGESTPATSLLKELPKPKEQIVVGVYKFRDQTGQYKPQENGSNFSTAVTQGATSILLKALEDSKWFIPIERENIGNLLQERNLIRSTRQEYSKNPNPNEPQLTPLLYAGVLLEGGIISYDSNIITGGFGARYFGTGGSVKYRQDRVTVYLRMVSTSNGKILKSVYVSKTILSQAIDESLFKYVSFKRLLEVETGYTTNEPVHMAVTEAIEKAVQSLVLEGIQDNIWQADATPSELKIAMNKYETENEVADRTALYGRDLEPRRSKFAIEISGGTSLIDGDYVNPVLKPMGRGALKWFITPGLNISASTNAVLLANKDLLDVGYLTYDLNMELLLLPRDKFSPYIYGGAGFGMNKKFENTHSKVQFGAGVEYLVSNAVGIKLFGECDVNFSDNLDYIVAGVRDDYYYKFGLGLTYYFPGHKNKSKK from the coding sequence ATGAGAAATCACTATTTATTGCTGTTATTTGTTTTTTTATTTTCGGGTTGCGGTGCTTTTTACAATCAGCCAACCGGAGTAGAAAAAGCAGTTCTGGGCGAAAGCACACCAGCAACTTCTCTATTAAAAGAACTTCCAAAACCAAAAGAACAAATTGTAGTTGGAGTTTATAAATTTAGAGATCAGACAGGACAATATAAACCTCAGGAAAACGGAAGCAATTTTAGTACCGCCGTAACTCAGGGCGCAACTTCGATATTGCTAAAAGCGCTGGAAGATTCTAAATGGTTTATACCAATCGAACGCGAAAATATTGGAAACTTATTGCAGGAACGAAACCTTATTCGATCTACAAGACAAGAATATTCGAAAAATCCAAACCCAAATGAACCGCAATTAACACCATTGTTATACGCAGGAGTTTTGTTAGAAGGAGGAATTATCTCCTATGATTCTAATATTATTACGGGTGGTTTTGGAGCACGATATTTTGGCACAGGTGGTTCTGTAAAATACCGTCAGGATCGTGTAACGGTTTATTTGAGAATGGTTTCAACCTCAAACGGAAAAATTTTAAAATCAGTTTATGTTTCAAAAACAATCTTGTCACAAGCAATAGACGAAAGTTTGTTTAAATATGTAAGTTTTAAAAGACTCTTAGAAGTAGAAACAGGATATACCACAAACGAACCTGTTCATATGGCGGTTACCGAAGCTATCGAGAAAGCGGTTCAGTCATTAGTTTTAGAAGGAATTCAGGACAATATCTGGCAAGCAGATGCAACGCCATCAGAATTGAAGATCGCCATGAACAAATATGAAACCGAGAACGAAGTCGCAGACCGTACCGCATTATATGGGAGAGATTTAGAGCCAAGACGTTCTAAGTTTGCTATCGAAATTTCAGGCGGAACTTCACTTATTGATGGCGATTATGTAAATCCGGTTTTAAAACCAATGGGGCGTGGCGCTTTAAAATGGTTTATTACACCCGGTCTTAATATAAGTGCTTCTACAAATGCAGTTTTGCTTGCCAATAAAGATTTACTCGACGTAGGATATCTCACTTATGATCTAAATATGGAACTTTTACTGCTGCCAAGAGATAAATTTAGTCCTTATATATATGGAGGCGCCGGATTTGGAATGAACAAGAAGTTTGAAAACACACATTCAAAAGTACAATTTGGTGCAGGAGTAGAATATCTCGTATCGAATGCCGTCGGAATTAAATTATTTGGAGAATGTGATGTCAATTTTAGTGACAATCTCGATTATATCGTGGCAGGAGTCCGAGATGATTATTACTATAAATTCGGACTGGGATTGACGTATTATTTTCCGGGACATAAAAATAAGAGTAAAAAATAG
- a CDS encoding glutamine synthetase beta-grasp domain-containing protein, which yields MAKIKLEYIWLDGYEPTQNLRSKTKVEEHENFKGTLEELGNWSFDGSSTKQAEGGSSDCLLVPVAIYPDPTRINGYIVMSEVMYADGTPHPSNGRATIDDDNDDFWFGFEQEYFIMDTKTLLPLGFPVGGYPAPQGMYYCSVGGKNTHGRKLVEEHADLCIAAGLNFEGINQEVACGQWEFQLFAKGAKKAGDEIWVARYLLDRLTEKYGYYIEYHPKPLGDTDWNGSGMHANFSNEVLRTCGSKETYEKICEAFRPVVQEHIAVYGAYNEQRLTGKHETASIHDFSYGVSDRGASIRIPLYTVQKGWKGYLEDRRPASNGDPYKIAARIIKTVKSAL from the coding sequence ATGGCTAAAATTAAGTTAGAGTACATTTGGTTAGATGGATATGAACCAACTCAAAATCTTAGAAGTAAAACTAAAGTTGAAGAACACGAAAATTTCAAAGGAACATTAGAAGAACTTGGAAACTGGTCATTTGATGGTTCGTCAACAAAACAAGCCGAAGGTGGATCTTCAGACTGTCTATTGGTTCCTGTTGCAATTTACCCTGATCCAACTCGTATCAATGGATATATTGTAATGTCAGAAGTTATGTATGCTGACGGAACTCCACACCCTTCTAACGGTAGAGCTACAATTGATGATGATAATGATGATTTTTGGTTTGGTTTCGAACAAGAGTATTTCATCATGGATACTAAAACTTTATTGCCATTAGGTTTCCCTGTTGGAGGATATCCTGCTCCACAAGGTATGTACTACTGCTCTGTAGGTGGAAAAAACACTCATGGAAGAAAATTAGTAGAAGAGCATGCTGACTTATGTATCGCTGCAGGACTTAACTTTGAAGGTATTAACCAAGAGGTTGCTTGCGGACAATGGGAATTCCAATTATTTGCTAAAGGTGCTAAAAAAGCCGGAGACGAAATTTGGGTTGCTCGTTACTTATTAGATCGTTTGACTGAAAAATATGGTTACTATATCGAATATCACCCAAAACCACTAGGAGATACTGACTGGAATGGTTCTGGAATGCACGCTAACTTCTCTAACGAAGTATTAAGAACATGTGGTTCTAAAGAAACTTACGAAAAAATCTGTGAAGCTTTCCGTCCTGTTGTTCAAGAACACATTGCGGTTTACGGAGCTTATAACGAACAACGTTTAACTGGTAAACACGAAACTGCTTCTATCCACGATTTCTCTTATGGAGTATCTGATAGAGGAGCGTCAATCAGAATCCCTTTATATACTGTTCAAAAAGGATGGAAAGGATATCTTGAAGACAGAAGACCAGCTTCAAACGGTGATCCATACAAAATCGCTGCAAGAATTATCAAAACTGTTAAATCAGCGCTATAA
- a CDS encoding carboxypeptidase regulatory-like domain-containing protein, translating to MMNNLYFKFCFLFFIVLSSCSEEKIDAVSYGTVTGKVVIADSFVPMENAKITSSPTSGTVFTDADGKFVMTNVKIGEYSFQAQKDGYIAKYESVSVTANNTSEVVFEIKKSTGNNKAPAVPALTAPVDNAVKQNTALDLTWTATDPDNDVLTFTVTLRNDANTDVKVFTGIKDKKLSLTGLLYGVKYFWQVTVNDGVNADVLSAVSSFTTITFPTTRYLAVNKVGDNNVIYAIDDTGNRYQLTGSETNSWRPRRNTQAKKIAFIRASGGQNHIYTMNEDGSSITKITNSVPITGFNSDFIGFSWNTSGSQIIYPNFDKLYRINNNGSGLVQIYKTPTGKFISECDWSNDGTKIALKVNDVSGYSVEIYVINMSGTVLSQVLSGYKGATSGLNFSITGQKLLYARDISEYENQNYRQLDSRIFEYNFATSTATSITNEKPAGTNDYDARYSPNEAEFIFTNTSNDGVSVKNVMKSGISTADTRVNLFSGYYMPDWE from the coding sequence ATGATGAATAACTTATATTTTAAATTTTGTTTTCTTTTTTTCATTGTGCTAAGTTCTTGCAGTGAAGAAAAAATAGACGCCGTAAGCTACGGAACAGTTACCGGAAAAGTAGTAATCGCAGACAGTTTTGTGCCAATGGAGAACGCAAAAATTACATCAAGTCCAACTTCTGGAACTGTTTTTACAGATGCCGACGGGAAATTTGTAATGACTAACGTAAAAATTGGAGAATACTCTTTTCAGGCTCAAAAAGATGGTTATATCGCAAAATACGAATCAGTATCTGTGACAGCCAATAATACATCTGAAGTTGTATTTGAGATAAAAAAATCAACAGGAAATAACAAAGCGCCGGCAGTTCCTGCTTTGACAGCTCCTGTAGACAATGCCGTAAAACAAAATACAGCGCTTGATCTTACCTGGACAGCAACAGATCCGGACAATGATGTGCTTACTTTTACAGTCACTTTGCGAAATGATGCTAATACAGATGTAAAAGTTTTTACAGGTATAAAAGATAAAAAATTATCGCTTACAGGATTATTATATGGAGTAAAATATTTTTGGCAAGTAACCGTAAATGACGGAGTAAATGCAGATGTTTTGAGTGCCGTAAGTTCCTTTACTACAATAACATTCCCAACCACGAGATATTTGGCAGTCAATAAAGTAGGAGATAATAATGTAATATATGCTATCGATGATACAGGAAATAGATATCAGCTCACAGGCAGCGAAACCAATAGTTGGAGACCACGAAGAAATACGCAGGCTAAAAAAATCGCTTTTATAAGAGCCAGCGGAGGACAAAATCATATTTATACCATGAATGAAGATGGATCTTCGATTACCAAAATTACAAACTCGGTTCCTATTACAGGCTTTAATTCAGATTTTATAGGTTTCAGCTGGAACACATCAGGAAGCCAGATTATATATCCAAATTTTGACAAACTCTACCGAATCAATAATAACGGAAGCGGTTTGGTACAAATTTACAAAACACCAACCGGCAAGTTTATATCAGAATGTGATTGGAGTAACGACGGAACAAAAATCGCTTTAAAAGTCAATGATGTCAGCGGTTATAGTGTAGAGATTTACGTTATAAACATGTCAGGAACAGTTCTTAGTCAGGTACTTTCCGGATATAAAGGAGCCACAAGCGGATTGAATTTTTCGATAACCGGACAAAAACTACTTTATGCCAGAGATATTTCCGAATATGAAAATCAGAATTACAGACAACTCGACAGTAGAATTTTCGAATATAATTTTGCGACTTCAACAGCAACATCAATTACCAACGAAAAACCGGCAGGAACAAATGATTATGATGCAAGATATTCACCCAACGAAGCTGAATTTATTTTTACCAATACTTCAAATGATGGCGTGTCCGTAAAAAATGTAATGAAAAGCGGTATTTCAACCGCAGATACACGAGTCAATTTATTTTCAGGATACTACATGCCGGATTGGGAATAA